One segment of Coffea arabica cultivar ET-39 chromosome 7c, Coffea Arabica ET-39 HiFi, whole genome shotgun sequence DNA contains the following:
- the LOC113698799 gene encoding gamma carbonic anhydrase 1, mitochondrial — MGSLGRAIYTVGFWIRETGQALDRLGCRLQGNYYFQEQLSRHRTLMNIFDKAPVVDKDAFVAPSASIVGDVQVGRSSSIWYGCVLRGDVNSISIGTGTNIQDNSLVHVAKSNLSGKVLPTIIGDNVTVGHSAVLHGCTVEDEAFVGMGATLLDGVVVEKNAMVAAGALVRQNTRIPCGEVWGGNPAKFLRKLTDEEIAFISQSALNYSNLAQVHAAENAKGFDEIEFEKVLRKKFARKDEEYDSMLGVVRETPPELILPDNVLPDKAPKAS; from the exons ATGGGTTCACTGGGAAGAGCAATCTACACCGTCGGATTCTGGATCCGGGAGACCGGCCAAGCACTCGATCGCCTCGGTTGCCGTCTCCAAGGCAACTACTACTTCCAAGAACAAC TGTCCAGGCATAGAACCCTGATGAACATATTTGATAAAGCTCCTGTGGTTGATAAGGATGCCTTTGTCGCCCCAAGTGCTTCCATCGTTGGTGATGTTCAGGTCGGCCGGAGTTCTTCCATTTGGTACGGCTGCGTTCTAAGAG GTGATGTAAACAGCATCAGTATTGGCACTGGAACAAATATACAAGACAATTCTCTAGTTCATGTAGCCAAATCCAATCTTAGCGGGAAGGTTTTGCCTACTATTATTGGCGATAATGTTACTGTAG GTCATAGTGCTGTTCTACATGGTTGTACCGTTGAGGATGAGGCATTTGTGGGTATGGGAGCAACTTTACTTGATGGGGTGGTTGTAGAGAAGAATGCTATGGTTGCAGCTGGAGCCCTTGTTAGGCAGAATACAAGGATCCCCTGCGGTGAG GTGTGGGGAGGAAACCCAGCAAAGTTTCTGAGGAAACTTACAGATGAGGAAATAGCCTTCATATCCCAGTCAGCCCTCAACTATTCCAACTTAGCACAGGTCCATGCAGCTGAGAATGCTAAAGGATTTGATGAAATTGAGTTTGAGAAGGTGCTTCGTAAGAAATTTGCACGCAAGGATGAAGAGTATGACTCAATGTTGGGCGTTGTCCGTGAAACTCCGCCGGAGCTTATCCTCCCTGATAATGTTTTGCCAGATAAGGCACCAAAGGCTTCTTAA
- the LOC140010434 gene encoding dihydroflavonol 4-reductase-like, with protein MEGDIATSAAAKGTVCVTGAAGFIGSWLVMRLLERDYVVRATVRDPGNMKKVKHLLDLPKASTHLTLWKADMTEEGSFDEATQGCEGVFHVATPMDFDSKDPENEIIKPTINGALNIIRSCVKAKTVKRLVYTSSAGTVNVQEHQRPVYDETNWSDLDFIYSTKMTGWMYFVSKLLAEKEAWEVSKQSNIDFISIIPTLVVGPFIMPTFPPSLITALSLITGNEAHYSIIRQGQFVHVDDLCEAHIFLYEDPTAEGRYICSSHDATIHDLAKLIAEKWPEYSIPELKGVDKDIPVVSFSSKKLVGKGFQYKYTLEDMFRAAIDTCREKGLLPYSTQTHENGKEKEPLPVANKDQASGQVNGSLPDSAEK; from the exons atGGAAGGAGATATTGCAACCTCTGCCGCGGCAAAGGGCACCGTTTGTGTCACGGGAGCCGCTGGTTTCATCGGATCATGGCTTGTTATGAGACTTCTTGAACGTGACTATGTTGTCCGGGCCACTGTCCGGGATCCAG GGAATATGAAGAAAGTAAAACATTTGCTAGATTTGCCTAAGGCCAGCACGCATTTGACGCTGTGGAAGGCGGACATGACGGAAGAAGGAAGTTTCGATGAAGCCACTCAAGGCTGCGAAGGGGTGTTTCATGTGGCCACACCTATGGATTTCGACTCTAAAGACCCTGAG AACGAAATAATCAAGCCAACGATCAATGGGGCTTTAAACATCATAAGATCATGTGTCAAGGCAAAAACTGTCAAGAGGCTGGTTTACACTTCATCTGCTGGAACCGTCAACGTTCAAGAACACCAACGGCCCGTCTACGACGAGACCAACTGGAGTGATTTGGACTTTATATATTCGACAAAGATGACAGGATGG ATGTATTTCGTTTCTAAGCTTTTGGCTGAGAAAGAAGCCTGGGAGGTCTCGAAACAGAGCAACATTGATTTCATAAGCATAATACCAACGCTAGTCGTAGGTCCATTCATCATGCCTACATTCCCACCCAGCCTAATAACTGCACTTTCCTTGATCACTG GGAATGAAGCTCACTACTCAATTATTAGGCAAGGCCAGTTCGTCCATGTGGATGATCTTTGTGAGGCCCATATATTCTTGTACGAGGATCCTACCGCCGAAGGAAGATACATCTGCTCTTCTCATGATGCCACTATTCATGATTTGGCAAAATTGATCGCGGAGAAATGGCCAGAGTACTCTATCCCCGA GTTAAAGGGCGTAGACAAGGACATACCCGTGGTTTCCTTTTCTTCCAAGAAGTTGGTAGGCAAGGGCTTCCAATATAAGTACACCTTGGAGGACATGTTTCGGGCGGCCATTGACACATGCCGTGAAAAGGGATTGCTCCCCTATTCTACTCAAACCCATGAaaatggaaaggaaaaagaaccaCTTCCTGTTGCTAACAAGGACCAGGCGAGCGGCCAAGTCAACGGCTCGCTTCCAGATTCCGCAGAAAAATAG
- the LOC140010431 gene encoding uncharacterized protein, with product MENLSHSFSKKSYGGNGFGMASHGHKSVYDDVFGGPPKFGMPTLAPRLEDYSEIFGGFHSARGSSIPILDLPVVEEAELCCDVQSSRFDYSEVFGGFNGLDVSVSFEDLVRKAYGGDDPSDDDDDDTWTPAHSNSLSDESDPSVCSERNHSLANANICNEARGIRQFDISYHKANQRSNDEVSNVTTHRAELCAMPGHTYAIDEMHASQKVEGSKLQEASDLKSSVDFGGGAAEDEQFKNNVSVPKKCAVGTSESHAYRVEKSDRHFFSQSRPFVTVNDINLRTKPSRLPPPSRPPPVFASDKPNSKLKASKTCGLEQEDDSWPSFYDVEVDGNSSMMASATLRDAMQKAQAKIRSAKESMEKKEVLQSSLKLHSQTDIKEEKLSKTFDSSKDDRVQEKSAKQDSGIKLLAEEERYKIKMNQELSDLVEREGSTDLAEKPAKRRYGKHSSSSNPVLYNSEGNFAWRQGTEYFEVFEAHIPLAFEHNRDDNVLFQMDLDEFKHSVATETTEQLGGGKEFKAAEIASKLEDQNITFEVVAETFGERLRSETTAGSSCQTQSGEKAHVGVSYCESEVSKGKMKMAKQHEDSRKIGNVTNNSGQMNTKADLHVSEVEAKSHLRGVSEGPDTDKIAMDVHARKPNDRRSRENFEMNYCAGLDKVGKQDGNEKGETNQDEKKKQQEEYHESQKDERKQKEVCGRKENQKLHKEVVKSEDDEKRLKGAAEHAENEKDFKKSFEKSENKKSQELDCLVEKDNGRLREASNLVDSDDFELTPSYDHEDGQSDACEPGKGEVKVEEVEEQEDNNNGSNMVFVEDVEDVSIVANASEKSIHVSEEAGKHEEFCGHAKDAEQSMRDDKDKQGNLDQVTNLPMERENIKAFGETGKLTDEMNAPFLPGKLDKNCGELETIQESFSYEENDFPTGAKDGELGLHQGAANLLVENKSHSFGKIQNELRCQKLEKGTVDVNNCPYLHEHGIDSNEAGTGIENSSLQEKEVSRRACDPEITAVASHEQGWRVKMNNGVQITINKESLKDNVRPCQPCMWADNVQVIGAGLSTVREDRENGCNAGQRCGQNVERKEKNLNETVAQEDDKIAERLQREREELLRKMEEEREREKDRMAVDKATLEARDRSYAEARGRAERAAVERPTAEVRQRAMSVAREKLEKASFEARERSVPDKASVEARIRAERAAVERATLEARQRAFEKAMADKVSFEARERVERSVSDKYSASSKTVEMRQSSSFHDLPDFQSQSAGTSNVLRYSYSTAHAGLEGESPQRCKARLERYRRTAERAAKALAEKNMRDLLAQREQAERNRLAESLDAEVKRWSSGKEGNLRALLSTLQYILGPDCGWQPIPLTEVITSAAVKKAYRKATLCVHPDKLQQRGASIQQKYICEKVFDLLKEAWNTFNSEEW from the exons atggAAAACCTCTCGCATTCGTTTTCGAAGAAGAGCTACGGCGGAAATGGCTTTGGAATGGCCAGTCATGGTCATAAATCGGTCTACGACGACGTTTTTGGCGGTCCGCCTAAGTTCGGCATGCCAACTTTGGCGCCTCGTCTTGAAGACTACAGTGAAATTTTCGGAGGTTTTCACTCGGCCAGAGGCTCTTCTATTCCGATTTTGGATCTTCCGGTGGTGGAGGAAGCGGAGCTCTGTTGTGATGTTCAGAGCTCCAGGTTTGACTACTCTGAAGTTTTCGGAGGCTTTAACGGCCTGGATGTTAGTGTGTCATTTGAGGATTTGGTTAGGAAAGCTTACGGTGGAGATGATCCttctgatgatgatgatgatgatacaTG GACTCCAGCACATAGCAACTCTTTGTCAGATGAATCAGATCCTTCGGTTTGTTCTGAAAGAAATCATAGCTTGGCAAATGCGAATATCTGCAATGAAGCAAGGGGCATTAGGCAGTTTGATATCTCATATCACAAGGCTAACCAAAGAAGCAACGATGAGGTATCAAATGTGACAACACACAGAGCTGAATTATGTGCTATGCCTGGACATACTTATGCGATTGATGAAATGCATGCTTCACAAAAAGTTGAAGGATCAAAGTTGCAAGAAGCCAGTGATCTGAAATCCAGTGTGGATTTTGGTGGGGGAGCAGCAGAAGACGAGCAGTTTAAAAACAATGTATCTGTACCAAAGAAATGTGCCGTTGGAACATCTGAAAGTCATGCCTACCGTGTAGAAAAATCTGACAGACATTTTTTTTCTCAGAGTCGGCCATTTGTAACTGTAAATGACATCAATCTCAGAACAAAGCCTTCTCGGTTGCCACCCCCGTCAAGACCACCGCCAGTTTTTGCATCGGACAAACCAAATTCAAAGCTTAAAGCTTCTAAGACTTGTGGTTTGGAACAGGAAGATGATAGTTGGCCATCTTTCTATGATGTAGAAGTAGATGGAAATTCATCTATGATGGCTTCTGCCACTTTAAGAGATGCCATGCAGAAAGCTCAGGCAAAAATAAGGAGTGCAAAAGAATCAATGGAGAAAAAAGAGGTTTTACAAAGCTCCTTGAAACTGCATTCACAGACTGACATCAAGGAGGAGAAGCTGAGCAAGACTTTTGACAGTTCTAAAGACGACAGAGTACAAGAAAAAAGTGCAAAACAAGACAGTGGAATAAAACTTCTCGCTgaggaagaaaggtacaaaataaAGATGAATCAGGAACTTTCGGATTTGGTTGAAAGAGAAGGCTCCACTGATTTAGCTGAAAAACCTGCAAAAAGAAGATACGGCAAACATAGTAGCTCATCAAATCCAGTGCTCTATAATTCTGAAGGAAATTTTGCTTGGCGACAAGGCACAGAATACTTTGAAGTTTTTGAAGCACATATACCCTTAGCTTTTGAGCACAATAGGGATGACAACGTGTTATTCCAAATGGATTTGGATGAGTTCAAACACTCGGTTGCCACTGAAACAACTGAGCAGTTAGGAGGTGGAAAGGAATTTAAAGCAGCAGAGATAGCTTCTAAGTTGGAAGATCAAAACATTACGTTTGAAGTGGTTGCAGAAACTTTTGGCGAAAGGTTGAGGTCAGAAACAACTGCTGGATCAAGCTGTCAAACACAGTCTGGGGAAAAAGCACATGTAGGTGTTAGTTACTGTGAATCAGAAGTGAGTAAAGGGAAAATGAAAATGGCCAAGCAGCATGAAGACAGTAGAAAGATAGGAAATGTCACTAACAACAGTGGACAAATGAACACAAAAGCTgacttgcatgtatctgaagtTGAAGCTAAAAGTCATCTCAGGGGTGTCAGTGAAGGACCAGATACTGATAAAATTGCCATGGATGTTCATGCAAGGAAACCAAATGATAGGAGATCAAGagaaaattttgagatgaaTTATTGTGCAGGACTTGATAAGGTTGGTAAACAAGATGGAAAtgaaaaaggagaaacaaaTCAAGATGAGAAAAAGAAGCAGCAAGAAGAGTATCACGAATCACAAAAGGacgagaggaaacaaaaagaagttTGTGGTAGGAAAGAGAATCAGAAGCTTCACAAAGAAGTTGTAAAATCTGAAGATGATGAGAAGAGACTCAAAGGAGCGGCTGAGCATGCTGAGAATGAAAAGGATTTCAAGAAGTCTTTTGAGAaatcagaaaataaaaaaagtcaagaattgGATTGCCTAGTAGAGAAGGACAATGGGAGGCTTAGAGAGGCTTCTAACCTGGTAGACAGTGATGACTTTGAATTGACTCCTTCATATGATCATGAAGACGGACAAAGTGATGCTTGTGAACCAGGCAAGGGTGAGGTTAAAGTTGAAGAGGTTGAAGAGCAGGAAGACAACAATAATGGATCAAACATGGTTTTTGTGGAAGATGTTGAAGATGTCTCCATAGTAGCTAATGCATCAGAAAAAAGCATACATGTAAGTGAAGAGGCTGGTAAGCATGAAGAGTTTTGTGGACACGCCAAAGATGCAGAGCAGTCTATGAGGGATGACAAGGACAAACAAGGGAATTTGGATCAAGTAACTAACCTGCCCATGGAAAGGGAGAATATCAAGGCATTTGGAGAGACAGGCAAACTGACTGATGAGATGAATGCTCCCTTTTTACCTGGGAAGCTTGATAAGAATTGTGGAGAGctggaaacaattcaagaatctTTTTCATATGAAGAAAATGATTTTCCAACTGGAGCAAAAGATGGTGAATTGGGACTCCATCAAGGAGCAGCTAATCTTCTAGTTGAAAATAAATCTCACTCATTTGGCAAGATTCAGAATGAGTTGCGATGTCAAAAGCTTGAAAAAGGAACAGTGGATGTCAACAATTGTCCATATTTACATGAGCATGGGATAGATTCTAATGAAGCTGGCACTGGCATTGAAAACTCATCTCTACAGGAAAAAGAAGTCTCCCGAAGGGCATGTGATCCTGAGATCACAGCAGTAGCAAGTCATGAACAAGGCTGGAGGGTGAAGATGAACAATGGTGTTCAGATCACTATCAACAAGGAATCCTTGAAGGACAATGTTAGGCCATGTCAACCGTGCATGTGGGCTGATAATGTACAGGTAATTGGAGCTGGCTTATCAACTGTACGGGAAGACAGAGAAAATGGATGCAATGCAGGTCAAAGATGTGGCCAAAATGTCgaaaggaaagagaagaatCTGAATGAGACTGTCGCTCAGGAAGATGATAAAATAGCAGAAAGATTGCAAAGGGAAAGAGAAGAGCTTCTAAGAAAGATGGaagaagagagggagagagaaaaggacAGGATGGCTGTTGATAAAGCCACCCTGGAAGCTCGTGATAGGTCATATGCTGAAGCCCGTGGAAGAGCAGAAAGAGCTGCTGTTGAAAGACCCACTGCTGAAGTTCGGCAAAGAGCAATGTCTGTGGCTCGAGAAAAATTAGAGAAGGCATCTTTCGAGGCTAGGGAGAGATCTGTACCTGATAAGGCATCTGTGGAGGCAAGGATCAGGGCCGAGCGTGCTGCAGTAGAAAGAGCTACTCTAGAGGCTAGGCAACGTGCTTTTGAAAAAGCAATGGCTGACAAGGTTTCCTTTGAAGCACGAGAAAGAGTAGAAAGATCAGTTTCTGATAAATACTCTGCTTCTTCCAAAACTGTTGAAATGAGACAGAGCTCTTCCTTCCAT GATCTACCGGACTTTCAGTCACAGAGTGCTGGAACTTCAAATGTGTTGCGATATTCATATTCTACAGCCCATGCTG GACTCGAAGGTGAATCACCTCAGAGGTGCAAAGCTCGATTGGAGAGATATCGTAGAACAGCAGAACGTGCA GCGAAAGCTTTGGCTGAGAAAAACATGCGTGATCTTCTTGCCCAAAGAGAACAAGCAGAGAGGAAT AGATTAGCGGAGAGTCTGGATGCTGAAGTTAAGAGATGGTCAAGTGGGAAAGAAGGGAATCTTCGGGCGCTGCTTTCGACGTTGCAATAT ATTCTTGGGCCAGATTGTGGTTGGCAGCCAATTCCATTAACTGAAGTTATAACTTCTGCAGCGGTAAAGAAAGCTTACAGGAAGGCCACTCTTTGTGTTCACCCTGACAAATTACAACAACGTGGTGCTAGCATTCAACAGAAGTATATATGTGAGAAAGTGTTTGATCTTTTGAAG GAAGCCTGGAACACATTTAACTCTGAGGAATGGTAG